The sequence below is a genomic window from Nostoc flagelliforme CCNUN1.
TGCAATTGCTACAGGTTAATATTTTATGTCTCACACATTTAACCAAGTTATTCCTCAAAGGTATGGTTAAGCGGGGGTCTGGAAAAATATTAAACGTGGCCTCCACTGCTGCTTTTCAACCAGGGCCGCTGATGGCAGTATACTACGCTAGTAAAGCTTATGTATTGTCGTTCTCAGAAGCGATCGCTAATGAGTTAGAAGGTACAGGTGTCTCTGTGACGGCGCTTTGTCCAGGCCCAACAGAATCTGGTTTTCAACAAAGAGCCGCGATGGAAGACTCAAAGCTGGTAAGCGGTCAAAAAATTATGACTGCGGAAACAGTAGCCCAGATCGGCTATCGTGGTCTATTGGAAAACAAAACTGTTGTTGTTCCTGGAATTAAAAATAAGCTCCTCGCTGAATCTGTAAGATTTACTCCCAGAAAGCTAGTGACTAAACTAGTTAGAAACATGCAGGAAAGCAAGTAATAAGTAGGTCGGGGTAAATAATTATCGTTGAGATAATGCAGGGGGCAGGGAGCAGGGAGCAGGGGAGAAGGTACAAACCGAGTAAAATAGTGGGCAAAGCATCCTTGCTCCTTTTCTCACTAGGATTGATAGCAACAACCTTTATGGATGGTTTTTCTCCCTCTTGCTCCCTGCTCCCCTGCTTTTTCACTAATCCCCCTGCGGATGCTCATCCCACAAGGTTGTCAGTTCCCGTAAACTTTGATGATTGCCATTACCCAAAATCAGATGATCTAGTACCGGAATGCCCAAAAGCAGCGCCCCTGTTAACAACTGACGTGTCAATTCTATATCTTCCTGGCTGGGTTCAAGGTTGCCAGAGGGATGGTTGTGGGCAACTATTACCCGCGTTGCACCTTGACGAATAACTTCCCGAAAAATATCGCGGGGAGAGGCTAGGGTTTCGGTTGCTGTACCAATGGTAATTACTTGCGTACCCAATAAGCGATTCTTCACATCTAATAGCACCACTGCAAAACGTTCTTGTATCTGCCACATCAAATCTTGACTGAGGGTAGCAGCCGCAGCAAGTGGGCTATCAATTAATGTGCCGTCATTAGGCCGAGATTGAAAGGCGCGTTTACCCAATTCAATTGCTGCTAAGATACTTGTCGCCTTTGCCGGGCCAACACCAGAAATTTGCATCAACTCAGCAGGGCTAACTTCTCGCATAACTGCCAAAGGATCACGTTGGTGTTTGCCTAATTCGCTCAAAATATATTGTCCCAAACCCACAGCAGACAGTTTTCCTGGCCCTTGACCGGTGCCTAGAAGAATTGCGATTAACTCTGCTGTGGCTAAAATTTTGGCACCATGCGTCATTAATCGCTCACGCGGACGCTCATTTGTAGGTAGGTCGGCAATTCTAAGGC
It includes:
- a CDS encoding SDR family NAD(P)-dependent oxidoreductase; protein product: MQSNRRQTALITGASGGIGYEFVKLFAQDGYNLVLVARSVEKLNKIADEFKNKFGIDVKVISKDLSKPSAPEEIFTELEQASIKVDVLVNNAGFATYGLFNEIDLNAELQLLQVNILCLTHLTKLFLKGMVKRGSGKILNVASTAAFQPGPLMAVYYASKAYVLSFSEAIANELEGTGVSVTALCPGPTESGFQQRAAMEDSKLVSGQKIMTAETVAQIGYRGLLENKTVVVPGIKNKLLAESVRFTPRKLVTKLVRNMQESK
- the radC gene encoding RadC family protein, whose translation is MTYCLRIADLPTNERPRERLMTHGAKILATAELIAILLGTGQGPGKLSAVGLGQYILSELGKHQRDPLAVMREVSPAELMQISGVGPAKATSILAAIELGKRAFQSRPNDGTLIDSPLAAAATLSQDLMWQIQERFAVVLLDVKNRLLGTQVITIGTATETLASPRDIFREVIRQGATRVIVAHNHPSGNLEPSQEDIELTRQLLTGALLLGIPVLDHLILGNGNHQSLRELTTLWDEHPQGD